A window of the Acetonema longum DSM 6540 genome harbors these coding sequences:
- a CDS encoding methyl-accepting chemotaxis protein → MKSIQTKLTLTVLTIFFVALSLLGGINYWKARGIITENITKDITRQTEISAGGLGDWLEARKTELAIMALTPAVKSGDRELIRPLIANVVKEKTIYSIIGYIYPDGTVVNTLGTSVNLREREYFKKAMQGESFIADPFPSKTSGHLNIVVSVPVKVNGMVAGVLYGAIDVEGLTERVLDIKAGRTGYGYVVQGDGLTIFHPDQEIAMQFNPLQDSDASAELQTATARMITQETGLIEYDEKGVNKMMTFAPIPGVNWSLALTVPTAEITEGVSSLTVISFIIIAAVLIIAGLLIIWFARRIAKPIQKLEISANRIATGDLSQQKVDVKSNDEIGRLGRSFEQMALNLRGLIQKVQGATEQVSASSEQLTASSAQAAQAANQVAGAINDVATGAVNQLKAVDHTIHIVEQLSAEIQEAAANAGNVTATAQQTLTAAQEGGKAVQQATSQMANIEKSVDDSAKMVDKLGERSQEIGKIVDTIAGIAGQTNLLALNAAIEAARAGEQGRGFAVVAEEVRKLAEQSQAAAKQIAELITEIQNDTDKTIEAMNEGTREVRTGTEVVDNAGRNFGRIVDLIGRLSGQVNDISTAMEQMAASSRNIVVSVKEIDDTSKQSSAHTQTVSAATEEQLASMEEIASSSQALAGLAQDLQTAAARFRV, encoded by the coding sequence ATGAAAAGTATCCAGACCAAACTGACACTCACCGTTTTGACTATTTTCTTTGTTGCGCTCAGCTTGCTGGGAGGAATCAATTACTGGAAAGCACGGGGCATCATTACCGAAAATATTACCAAGGATATAACGCGCCAGACTGAAATCTCGGCCGGCGGCCTGGGAGACTGGCTGGAAGCGCGTAAGACCGAACTGGCAATTATGGCCCTGACCCCGGCGGTAAAAAGCGGCGACCGGGAGCTGATTAGACCGCTGATCGCCAACGTCGTCAAAGAAAAAACGATCTATTCTATTATTGGCTATATTTATCCCGACGGGACTGTTGTAAATACGCTGGGGACTTCCGTCAATCTCAGGGAGCGAGAGTACTTCAAGAAGGCGATGCAAGGGGAAAGTTTTATTGCGGATCCTTTTCCGTCCAAAACTTCCGGTCATTTGAACATCGTCGTGTCCGTCCCTGTGAAAGTGAACGGTATGGTAGCAGGGGTGCTTTATGGCGCCATTGATGTGGAGGGACTGACGGAAAGAGTTTTAGACATCAAGGCCGGACGAACCGGATATGGTTATGTGGTACAGGGAGATGGCCTGACTATTTTTCATCCCGACCAGGAAATCGCAATGCAATTCAATCCTCTGCAAGACAGTGATGCGTCGGCTGAACTTCAAACTGCAACCGCGCGGATGATAACCCAGGAGACGGGGTTAATAGAATACGACGAGAAGGGCGTAAATAAAATGATGACTTTTGCGCCTATTCCCGGGGTGAACTGGTCCTTGGCGCTGACCGTGCCGACAGCAGAGATAACAGAGGGGGTATCGTCACTTACCGTCATTTCCTTTATAATCATAGCCGCGGTATTAATCATAGCCGGTTTATTGATCATCTGGTTTGCGCGGCGTATTGCCAAGCCTATTCAAAAACTGGAGATATCGGCTAACCGGATTGCCACGGGCGATTTGTCGCAACAAAAAGTGGATGTCAAGTCCAATGATGAAATTGGCCGGCTGGGCCGGAGTTTTGAACAAATGGCTCTGAACTTGCGGGGACTTATCCAGAAGGTCCAGGGAGCCACCGAGCAAGTTTCAGCTTCGTCAGAACAGCTGACTGCCAGTTCTGCCCAGGCTGCTCAGGCGGCAAACCAGGTGGCCGGCGCGATCAACGATGTGGCGACAGGGGCGGTCAATCAGTTGAAAGCTGTAGATCATACGATTCATATTGTGGAGCAGCTATCCGCAGAGATACAGGAAGCTGCCGCCAACGCCGGCAATGTGACCGCAACAGCGCAGCAGACGCTGACTGCCGCGCAGGAAGGCGGGAAGGCTGTGCAGCAAGCGACCAGCCAAATGGCCAACATTGAAAAATCAGTGGATGATTCCGCAAAAATGGTGGACAAATTAGGGGAACGATCTCAGGAAATAGGCAAGATTGTCGATACCATTGCAGGCATAGCCGGACAAACGAATCTTTTAGCGCTTAACGCCGCCATTGAAGCGGCCCGTGCCGGTGAACAGGGACGCGGATTTGCGGTAGTGGCCGAAGAAGTAAGAAAGCTGGCCGAACAGTCACAGGCTGCCGCTAAACAAATCGCTGAATTGATCACTGAAATCCAAAATGATACGGATAAGACAATAGAGGCTATGAATGAAGGAACGCGTGAAGTAAGGACTGGTACTGAGGTGGTTGATAATGCGGGCCGGAATTTTGGCAGAATCGTGGATCTTATTGGGCGGCTGTCAGGACAGGTTAATGATATTTCAACGGCTATGGAACAAATGGCTGCCAGCAGCCGGAACATTGTAGTTTCGGTTAAAGAAATTGATGATACCAGCAAGCAGTCATCGGCTCATACCCAGACTGTCTCTGCTGCTACGGAGGAGCAACTTGCCTCCATGGAGGAAATTGCATCATCCAGCCAGGCATTGGCTGGTTTAGCCCAAGACCTGCAGACCGCGGCAGCCAGATTCCGGGTGTAG
- a CDS encoding alanine racemase: MIKTHQLTTPSFLVDLEKFEQNIKETAELCQSNGKKLCPMVKTHKSVEIAAIQQAHGAASFLAGTLDEAEQLVEHGFQEIVLAYPVAAAENITRVIGLAKKAHVMISFDGFEAALQMQNRLAAEKLRMDYLVIIDCGLRRFGVRPEKVLELARALSKLSALNFKGIATHPGHVYGVSCLSEIAKVAQEEISALETAKNLLSQAGFAVEIVATGSTPTLPFAAQNNTVTTLRPGNYIFYDGIQIALGVVPHDRCSLTVLATVIANPSENLFIIDAGSKCFGLDKGAHSAALLQGYGMIKNHPELMVEGLSEEVGKIKATKATDLKVGDKIEVIPNHACAAANMTSFLVGHRNGVIERIIKIDARGGSALNGALKE, translated from the coding sequence GTGATAAAGACGCATCAACTTACTACGCCCAGCTTTTTAGTCGATTTGGAAAAATTCGAACAGAATATTAAAGAAACGGCGGAGTTATGCCAATCGAACGGGAAAAAACTCTGCCCGATGGTGAAAACGCATAAAAGCGTCGAGATTGCCGCCATACAACAGGCGCATGGCGCTGCCAGCTTTCTGGCAGGAACGCTGGATGAAGCGGAACAATTAGTGGAGCATGGTTTTCAGGAAATCGTACTGGCTTATCCCGTTGCGGCTGCTGAAAATATTACACGAGTCATAGGCCTGGCCAAAAAGGCTCATGTTATGATAAGTTTCGATGGCTTTGAGGCGGCTTTACAGATGCAAAACCGGCTTGCCGCAGAAAAGCTGCGGATGGATTATTTGGTGATTATCGACTGCGGCTTGCGCCGGTTTGGGGTACGGCCGGAAAAGGTTCTGGAACTTGCCCGGGCCCTGAGCAAGTTATCCGCTTTAAATTTTAAGGGAATTGCAACGCACCCGGGGCACGTTTATGGCGTAAGCTGCTTATCGGAGATTGCCAAAGTGGCCCAAGAAGAGATTTCTGCGCTGGAGACGGCAAAGAACCTGTTGTCTCAGGCCGGATTTGCTGTAGAGATTGTTGCCACAGGCAGTACGCCGACCCTGCCGTTTGCCGCTCAAAATAACACAGTTACCACGCTGCGGCCGGGAAACTATATCTTCTATGATGGGATACAAATAGCCTTAGGTGTCGTGCCGCATGACCGGTGCTCTTTGACTGTTTTGGCAACCGTTATTGCCAATCCCAGCGAAAATCTCTTTATTATAGACGCCGGCAGCAAGTGCTTCGGCCTGGACAAGGGGGCGCACAGCGCAGCTTTGTTGCAAGGGTACGGCATGATAAAAAATCACCCTGAATTGATGGTGGAAGGGCTGTCCGAAGAGGTAGGAAAAATCAAAGCGACAAAAGCCACGGATTTAAAAGTCGGAGACAAAATTGAGGTGATTCCGAACCACGCCTGCGCCGCCGCGAATATGACCAGCTTTTTAGTCGGCCATCGCAATGGCGTAATTGAGAGAATTATAAAAATTGATGCCAGAGGCGGTTCCGCTCTGAACGGAGCGTTAAAAGAATGA
- a CDS encoding N-acyl-D-amino-acid deacylase family protein codes for MLDLKIINGKIIDGSGKAAYAGDIGIMKDKIAAIGDLSEQESVKTVNANGNVVAPGFIDMHTHSDLSFKYDRQASSKLYSGVTTEVIGNCGIGVAPVREENRKLLIDYLGTRLIGSIPVNLELPWTSFSEYLSWFASNPPSINLAPLLGQGVVRIAVMGFAKGMPNAGELKDMQQVTDTAMSEGALGLSTGLVYLPGEYSSKEEIAELCKMMIPYRGIYCTHMRTESDGIMDAIDEALWIGGTGGVPVHISHLKLLSQNMLGKTDLVLERMEKAERSGIEVSYDIYPYTAGLTSLSACLPPWIFEGGVDKMIARLKDQSVRDRIRQEIAQGLPGWQNFVKSAGGWEKFFVSSVRSEENKKLEGKFITEIGEMQGKDPYDAAFDLLIAENGRVQMNYYAMAEEDVMTFLRQPRAMIGSDAMSLSTEGILSFGKPHPRAFGTPTRLLGRYVREKKVLSLEEAIRKMTSLPAQRLGLNSRGLIQEGYYADVVIFNPDTVEDRATYIDPKQHSRGIEAVIVNGQVILENGSQRKVFAGRILGR; via the coding sequence ATGCTTGATCTGAAAATTATTAACGGCAAGATCATTGATGGCAGCGGTAAGGCGGCTTATGCCGGCGATATCGGGATTATGAAGGATAAGATCGCGGCAATTGGCGACCTCAGTGAACAGGAGAGCGTTAAGACGGTCAATGCCAATGGCAACGTTGTGGCGCCTGGTTTTATCGATATGCATACTCATTCCGATCTGTCCTTTAAATATGACAGGCAGGCCAGCAGCAAGCTTTACAGCGGCGTAACCACAGAGGTAATCGGCAACTGCGGCATCGGGGTAGCGCCGGTGCGGGAAGAAAACAGAAAGCTGTTGATCGACTATCTGGGCACCCGTCTTATTGGCTCAATCCCGGTTAACCTGGAACTGCCCTGGACGAGCTTCAGCGAATATTTAAGCTGGTTTGCCAGCAATCCCCCGTCGATCAATCTTGCGCCCCTTTTAGGGCAGGGCGTAGTACGCATTGCGGTCATGGGATTTGCCAAAGGCATGCCCAATGCCGGCGAATTGAAAGACATGCAGCAGGTTACCGATACGGCGATGTCTGAGGGAGCTTTAGGGTTAAGCACCGGACTGGTGTATCTTCCCGGCGAATATTCTTCCAAGGAAGAAATTGCTGAATTGTGTAAAATGATGATACCTTACCGGGGTATTTATTGCACCCATATGCGCACCGAAAGCGACGGTATTATGGATGCGATTGACGAAGCCCTTTGGATCGGCGGGACGGGCGGTGTGCCTGTTCACATTTCCCATCTAAAACTTTTGAGTCAAAACATGCTGGGTAAAACCGACCTCGTGCTGGAGCGCATGGAAAAAGCGGAGCGTTCGGGTATCGAAGTATCTTATGATATTTATCCTTATACTGCGGGTTTGACTTCTCTCTCTGCCTGCCTGCCACCGTGGATCTTTGAGGGCGGTGTGGACAAAATGATCGCCCGTCTGAAGGATCAGTCAGTACGGGACAGAATACGCCAAGAAATCGCACAGGGGTTGCCGGGCTGGCAGAATTTCGTCAAATCGGCGGGGGGCTGGGAAAAATTCTTTGTCTCATCTGTGCGCAGTGAAGAAAATAAAAAGCTGGAAGGTAAATTTATTACTGAAATCGGTGAGATGCAAGGCAAAGATCCTTACGATGCGGCGTTTGATTTGCTGATCGCCGAAAACGGCCGGGTGCAGATGAATTATTACGCCATGGCCGAAGAGGATGTCATGACCTTCCTGCGCCAGCCGCGGGCTATGATCGGCTCTGATGCGATGAGCTTATCCACCGAAGGGATTTTATCCTTTGGCAAGCCGCATCCCCGTGCTTTTGGCACCCCGACCAGGCTTTTAGGCCGCTATGTACGGGAAAAGAAAGTGCTTTCCCTGGAGGAAGCCATCAGGAAAATGACCAGCCTGCCGGCCCAGAGACTGGGGCTGAATTCCCGGGGACTCATCCAGGAAGGCTATTATGCCGATGTTGTGATCTTCAACCCCGATACGGTTGAGGACAGGGCGACTTATATAGACCCTAAGCAGCATTCTCGAGGCATTGAGGCTGTCATTGTCAACGGACAGGTTATATTGGAAAATGGTTCCCAAAGGAAAGTCTTTGCAGGAAGAATTTTGGGAAGATAA
- a CDS encoding DUF5058 family protein, with product MDLNTIINSPGMWLASSVMVIVILVQSIVFLREAFQAADRLNMPRKQCYAGMRSAMITALGPAFAPVIVLLALIAVVGAPTAWMRLNDIGAARTELAIVTLASKVIGVDPQSAAFNLKAYTYSLWGMALNNMGWMLVALLFTHKMSGMVTKLNQKYDPKWMKYLMTGATVGLFAFLLSGQLIGAKADKWYAAFIAAACMLCISKLFRKHQRLQELALGISMLVGMMLATAIV from the coding sequence GTGGACTTAAATACAATTATTAACAGCCCGGGAATGTGGCTTGCTTCCAGCGTTATGGTGATTGTTATACTGGTTCAGAGCATTGTTTTTCTGCGGGAAGCCTTTCAAGCGGCGGACAGGTTAAATATGCCACGGAAACAGTGCTATGCCGGCATGAGGTCGGCGATGATTACGGCTCTGGGGCCGGCTTTTGCCCCCGTTATTGTTTTGCTGGCCCTGATCGCTGTCGTAGGTGCGCCTACCGCCTGGATGCGGCTGAACGATATCGGAGCCGCCCGGACAGAATTGGCAATCGTTACGTTAGCTTCAAAAGTGATTGGGGTTGACCCCCAATCGGCGGCGTTTAATTTAAAAGCCTATACCTATTCTTTATGGGGAATGGCGCTCAACAATATGGGCTGGATGCTGGTGGCCCTGTTGTTTACCCACAAAATGAGCGGTATGGTAACCAAACTGAATCAAAAATATGATCCAAAATGGATGAAATATTTAATGACCGGAGCGACGGTGGGCCTGTTTGCATTTCTGCTGTCGGGACAGTTGATCGGCGCCAAGGCGGATAAATGGTATGCGGCCTTTATTGCAGCCGCCTGCATGCTGTGTATTTCCAAACTGTTTAGGAAGCATCAACGCCTGCAGGAGCTGGCGCTCGGGATATCCATGCTGGTAGGGATGATGCTGGCAACGGCGATAGTGTAA
- a CDS encoding RidA family protein: MKKVVYTEQAPPAIGPYSQAIAANGLLFVSGQIPVNPANGEISTDVKRQAEQSLSNLKAILAAAGRTTADVVKTTIFIKNMNDFAAINEVYAGVFAENPPARSCVEVARLPKDVLVEIEAIAALN; the protein is encoded by the coding sequence ATGAAAAAAGTAGTGTACACAGAGCAAGCACCACCGGCAATTGGTCCATATTCCCAGGCAATTGCCGCCAACGGCCTTTTGTTTGTATCCGGACAAATTCCGGTAAACCCGGCTAACGGCGAAATCAGTACTGACGTTAAAAGACAAGCGGAACAGTCATTGTCCAATCTAAAAGCTATTTTAGCCGCCGCCGGAAGAACAACGGCGGATGTAGTTAAAACAACCATCTTTATTAAAAACATGAATGATTTTGCCGCCATTAATGAAGTATATGCCGGTGTGTTTGCCGAAAATCCCCCGGCCCGCTCGTGTGTCGAAGTCGCCCGGCTGCCCAAGGACGTGCTGGTGGAGATCGAAGCCATTGCTGCATTAAATTAA
- a CDS encoding helix-turn-helix domain-containing protein, which yields MHNTDDSVELGQRIAAARAAKNLSLRQLAEKLNVTPSLLSQIERGLANPSLNTLRMIAVSLDVPLFSLFIEPAAVNNLITRADNRKKIIFPHSNWEYTLLSPDLNGAIEMVLMTVPPHSQTAQIPLSHIGEEIAYVMSGTLTLYLGDSVEELGEGDSVKIPPSLPHMWENRDETEATVIFAVTPPSF from the coding sequence ATGCACAATACTGATGACAGCGTAGAGCTGGGACAGCGAATTGCCGCTGCGCGGGCTGCCAAAAATCTCAGTCTTCGCCAGCTGGCGGAAAAACTTAACGTTACCCCTTCCTTGTTAAGCCAAATTGAACGCGGACTTGCCAACCCCTCACTCAATACACTTCGCATGATTGCAGTCTCATTGGATGTGCCGCTTTTCAGCCTGTTTATCGAGCCTGCAGCTGTTAATAACTTGATTACCCGCGCTGACAACCGGAAAAAAATCATCTTTCCTCATAGCAATTGGGAATACACGCTGCTTTCCCCGGACCTAAACGGGGCCATCGAAATGGTTTTAATGACCGTTCCCCCGCACTCCCAGACGGCGCAAATCCCTTTATCCCATATAGGGGAAGAAATCGCCTATGTAATGTCAGGGACGCTCACATTATATCTGGGCGACTCGGTCGAGGAGCTGGGTGAAGGCGATAGTGTAAAAATCCCCCCCAGCCTGCCGCATATGTGGGAAAACCGTGATGAAACCGAAGCAACTGTTATCTTTGCCGTAACTCCGCCAAGTTTCTAA
- a CDS encoding YitT family protein, whose protein sequence is MAVKRKNFNFEEGRQKLFTPGRVAAILAGAAILSFGIYNIHQRTDITEGGVLGMILLLNHWFGISPAVTTPVLDVLCYAFAFRHLGKNFLKVSLISTLSFAGFFHLWEQFPPLLPDLSSYSLAAAILGGVLVGSGVGLVVRQGASCGGDDALALTISKLTGCRISRAYLVADISVLLLSLTYIPAQHIAFSLLTVTISSLLVDFMQNFSYRTKPEKETRSERRAAVSEPAKEHSHAPGNLRSDGHQKGYPTKL, encoded by the coding sequence ATGGCAGTAAAAAGGAAAAATTTCAACTTTGAAGAAGGGCGCCAAAAGCTGTTTACTCCCGGCCGGGTCGCGGCCATTCTGGCCGGCGCCGCTATTCTTTCGTTCGGAATATATAATATTCATCAACGGACGGATATTACCGAAGGCGGCGTGCTGGGAATGATTCTGCTGCTCAATCACTGGTTCGGCATTTCCCCGGCCGTCACCACGCCGGTGCTGGATGTCCTCTGTTATGCTTTCGCGTTCCGGCATCTCGGCAAGAACTTCCTCAAGGTCTCACTCATATCCACCCTCAGCTTCGCCGGCTTCTTTCATCTGTGGGAGCAGTTTCCCCCGCTGCTGCCCGACCTCTCGTCCTATTCTTTGGCTGCGGCCATTTTGGGAGGTGTCTTGGTTGGAAGCGGCGTCGGCCTGGTAGTACGGCAGGGGGCCTCCTGCGGCGGCGACGACGCCCTGGCGCTGACCATCTCAAAACTCACCGGCTGCCGTATTTCCCGGGCCTATTTAGTCGCCGACATCTCTGTTCTGCTGCTTTCGCTTACCTATATTCCGGCTCAACATATCGCATTCTCTCTGCTAACAGTCACCATCTCGTCGCTATTGGTCGACTTCATGCAAAATTTTAGCTATAGGACCAAGCCGGAAAAAGAGACCCGGTCCGAACGCCGCGCAGCCGTGAGCGAGCCGGCGAAAGAGCACAGTCATGCGCCGGGAAATCTGCGATCAGATGGGCATCAAAAAGGATACCCTACCAAGCTCTGA
- a CDS encoding MerR family transcriptional regulator, which translates to MKDNYTISEISKLYGIGVDSLRYYEKIGVLTPRRGRNGYRLYILKDIYKLNIIRDLRQLGFSMAQIKEYLDRQSIGNTMTLLRDEELLIQKQLKTLNASLQSIRKRMVYLESLSHTPAGVFTVKSFPERFCLQLNADITRDEEMDFAFKKLHRKYEDKMHLFGNQPLGAFQSMEDLTQGRSGLFRSVFFILEQKMKDCDFVFPAGQYLSLFYRGDYRQSAERIRDVLSHAKENNYTILGNPFELYRIDNHETMLTAEFLTEIQVQIETG; encoded by the coding sequence ATGAAGGATAATTATACAATCAGCGAGATTTCAAAGCTTTATGGGATCGGGGTCGATTCCCTGCGTTACTATGAAAAGATCGGGGTGCTGACTCCCCGGCGGGGGCGGAATGGTTACCGGCTTTATATTCTCAAGGATATCTACAAGCTGAATATCATCCGCGACCTGCGTCAACTGGGTTTCTCCATGGCGCAGATCAAGGAGTACCTGGACCGCCAGAGCATCGGCAACACGATGACCCTGCTGCGGGACGAGGAGCTGCTTATCCAAAAGCAGTTGAAAACCCTCAACGCCTCACTGCAATCCATCCGGAAACGAATGGTTTATTTAGAAAGCTTATCGCACACCCCTGCCGGTGTCTTTACGGTTAAATCATTTCCGGAGCGCTTCTGTTTGCAATTGAATGCCGACATTACCAGGGACGAGGAAATGGACTTCGCCTTCAAGAAGCTCCACCGGAAGTATGAAGATAAGATGCACCTTTTTGGCAATCAGCCGCTGGGCGCTTTTCAGTCTATGGAGGACCTCACCCAGGGGCGTTCGGGCCTGTTCCGCTCGGTATTCTTTATCCTGGAGCAAAAAATGAAGGATTGCGACTTTGTTTTTCCGGCAGGCCAGTACCTCTCGCTTTTTTACCGGGGAGACTACCGACAGAGCGCGGAGCGGATAAGGGACGTTCTCTCCCATGCTAAGGAGAATAACTATACAATTTTAGGAAACCCTTTCGAACTTTATAGAATTGATAACCACGAAACCATGCTGACAGCAGAATTTTTAACGGAAATCCAGGTCCAGATCGAAACGGGGTAA
- a CDS encoding VWA domain-containing protein, which yields MENALLSNFVKFIHILRLAGVRVSLSESMDAARALSCIDVLDRSRVKAALSACLAKSEAERNLFSESFDRFFIDPADKNAYVEHKSQARKKERQEILQGASELQYQGQGLDISDELKEVYARITAEDRKSILDFLDRSSTGKNMPPRFKPIAENVIKGRLNHLKNKYGRSPDHDSVFNRAVSEAGIIAEDVLEAVRGENSLMHQNLSTINDKDMPAVIQLIRAMAEKLRKSPRSRQRILKRAGLDFKRTISSGIAAGGIPFKLKYKTKRGQKQRLLTLCDVSSSMYRFSGFVLNFIAYLHFEVSNADHYIFSTDVEHLNIRKFTTSANIEREITESRVWKQGTDISRAIRHILRDRFVVLNSSTSVIIVSDAKTLNAADAAEGMQQLGAKVKKIYWLNPVQESDWASIAGIEGLRPHCTMLDCSTLEKLSKACERFGHRF from the coding sequence TTGGAAAATGCATTGCTGAGCAACTTCGTTAAATTTATTCATATTCTGCGCCTTGCCGGCGTAAGAGTGAGCCTGTCGGAATCCATGGACGCCGCCCGCGCCCTTTCCTGCATCGACGTTCTGGACAGGAGCCGCGTCAAGGCGGCGTTGTCGGCGTGCCTGGCCAAGAGCGAGGCGGAACGCAATCTTTTTTCCGAATCCTTTGACCGGTTTTTCATCGATCCGGCAGATAAGAACGCATATGTGGAACATAAATCGCAAGCCAGAAAGAAAGAGCGGCAGGAGATACTGCAAGGGGCGTCGGAGCTGCAATATCAGGGTCAGGGACTGGACATCAGCGACGAGTTGAAAGAGGTCTATGCAAGGATTACCGCGGAAGACCGCAAGAGCATCCTGGATTTTCTGGACAGAAGCTCCACCGGCAAAAATATGCCGCCTCGATTCAAGCCCATCGCGGAAAACGTGATCAAGGGAAGGCTGAATCACCTGAAAAATAAATATGGAAGGTCCCCTGACCATGACAGCGTTTTTAACCGTGCGGTTTCCGAAGCCGGGATCATTGCCGAGGATGTGCTGGAAGCCGTCCGCGGGGAAAACAGCCTGATGCATCAAAATTTAAGCACCATTAATGATAAGGATATGCCGGCTGTCATCCAGCTGATCAGGGCGATGGCGGAAAAACTGAGAAAAAGCCCGCGCAGCAGGCAGCGGATTTTGAAGCGGGCAGGGCTTGACTTCAAAAGAACGATCAGCTCCGGCATCGCGGCGGGAGGGATCCCGTTCAAGCTGAAATACAAGACCAAGCGCGGACAAAAACAGCGGCTTCTCACTCTTTGCGACGTTTCTTCCTCCATGTACCGGTTTTCGGGCTTTGTGCTGAATTTTATCGCCTATCTTCACTTTGAGGTTTCCAATGCCGACCATTATATTTTCTCCACGGATGTCGAGCACCTCAATATCCGTAAATTCACCACCTCTGCGAATATTGAGCGGGAGATCACCGAAAGCAGGGTATGGAAGCAAGGGACCGACATCAGCCGCGCCATCCGTCATATCCTGAGGGACCGGTTCGTAGTTTTGAATTCTTCCACCAGCGTAATCATTGTCAGTGATGCGAAAACGCTAAATGCAGCCGATGCGGCGGAAGGAATGCAGCAGCTTGGCGCCAAGGTAAAAAAAATCTACTGGCTCAACCCTGTTCAGGAGTCGGATTGGGCCTCCATCGCCGGCATTGAAGGACTGAGGCCGCATTGTACCATGCTGGACTGCAGCACCTTAGAAAAGCTGAGCAAAGCCTGCGAAAGATTCGGCCATAGGTTTTAG
- a CDS encoding AAA family ATPase — MDLKALRKACEAEHYVFDENLLTTVFVAIKLGKPLLIEGAAGVGKTEVAKVLAAAFGVELIRLQCYAGLDEAKALYEWNYQKQLLSIQLDLQQNTAYSSEQKLESLFSRDFLLERPLLRAIGSDAAQVLLIDEIDKSDEEFEAFLLELLSDFQVSIPELGTIRAQNKPVIVLTSNNTRQLSDALRRRCAYLFIDYPSAEKEIAIIHAKVAGVPAKLASDIAAAVACLRQNEKIFKKPSIAETLDWVAALTALDKKRLDEESAMKTLGFVLKNQEDILEFTEAGGFGKCIAEQLR, encoded by the coding sequence ATGGATTTAAAAGCATTGCGCAAGGCTTGTGAAGCGGAACATTATGTTTTTGACGAAAATTTACTGACGACTGTTTTTGTAGCGATAAAACTGGGAAAACCACTGCTCATCGAGGGGGCGGCCGGCGTGGGGAAAACGGAGGTCGCCAAGGTTCTGGCGGCGGCTTTCGGCGTTGAACTCATACGGCTGCAATGCTATGCCGGCCTGGACGAGGCCAAGGCGTTATACGAATGGAATTACCAGAAGCAGCTGCTGAGCATTCAGCTTGATTTGCAGCAGAATACCGCATACAGCAGCGAACAGAAGCTGGAAAGCCTTTTCAGCCGGGATTTTCTCCTGGAACGGCCGCTTCTGAGGGCGATCGGCAGTGACGCCGCCCAAGTGCTGCTCATCGACGAGATCGATAAGTCGGATGAAGAATTTGAAGCCTTTCTCCTGGAACTGCTGTCGGATTTTCAGGTGTCCATCCCGGAACTGGGAACGATACGGGCCCAAAACAAGCCTGTCATCGTCCTTACGAGCAATAATACGCGGCAGCTTTCCGACGCATTGCGGCGGAGATGCGCCTATCTGTTCATCGATTATCCCTCCGCCGAAAAGGAAATTGCCATCATCCATGCCAAGGTCGCAGGCGTGCCGGCAAAGCTTGCTTCCGATATCGCGGCGGCGGTAGCCTGTCTGCGGCAAAACGAGAAAATATTCAAAAAGCCTTCCATCGCCGAGACCCTTGACTGGGTAGCGGCGCTGACCGCCCTTGACAAAAAGCGGCTGGATGAGGAGAGTGCCATGAAAACGCTGGGTTTTGTATTGAAAAACCAGGAGGATATCCTGGAATTTACGGAGGCCGGCGGCTTTGGAAAATGCATTGCTGAGCAACTTCGTTAA